The following proteins are encoded in a genomic region of Candidatus Poribacteria bacterium:
- the hisA gene encoding 1-(5-phosphoribosyl)-5-[(5-phosphoribosylamino)methylideneamino]imidazole-4-carboxamide isomerase, which translates to MIVIPAIDLMDGKCVRLRQGRFDCKTVFSDDPVEVALRWQEMGARWIHIVDLDGAREGTMRNFEVVRRIVRSIKIPVQLGGGIRDMKRLQMVLDLGVKRAIIGTAALKKPEFAKLACERFGDKTAVGIDARDGMVTTDGWLNVSEKPAIQFAIEMEKLGVSLIIYTDIARDGTLSGVNLRAVEEMARSIDIPLIASGGVSSIDDIEKLKGIEHLGIVGVIIGKALYTGALDLKEAIEKAES; encoded by the coding sequence ATGATCGTCATACCGGCGATAGATCTCATGGACGGCAAATGCGTCCGGCTGAGACAGGGTAGGTTTGACTGCAAGACAGTTTTCTCGGACGATCCGGTTGAGGTCGCTCTGAGATGGCAAGAGATGGGAGCTAGATGGATACACATCGTCGATCTTGATGGCGCGCGTGAAGGGACGATGCGGAATTTCGAGGTCGTCAGACGGATCGTTCGCTCGATAAAGATCCCCGTCCAGCTCGGTGGGGGCATAAGGGATATGAAAAGGCTCCAGATGGTGCTCGATCTCGGCGTCAAGAGGGCGATCATCGGAACGGCAGCGCTGAAAAAACCTGAATTTGCCAAGCTTGCATGTGAGAGATTCGGCGACAAAACCGCCGTCGGAATAGATGCACGCGATGGAATGGTCACCACGGACGGATGGCTTAACGTGTCCGAGAAACCGGCCATCCAGTTCGCTATCGAGATGGAGAAGCTCGGTGTGTCGCTCATAATCTACACCGACATCGCCCGTGATGGGACGTTGAGCGGTGTGAACCTCAGAGCTGTGGAGGAGATGGCTCGATCGATCGACATCCCACTTATAGCCTCCGGCGGGGTTTCCTCGATCGATGACATAGAGAAACTCAAGGGGATCGAACACCTGGGCATCGTCGGGGTCATCATCGGGAAAGCCCTTTACACCGGCGCCCTCGATCTGAAGGAGGCGATCGAAAAGGCCGAGAGCTGA
- a CDS encoding gamma-glutamyl-gamma-aminobutyrate hydrolase family protein translates to MTTRSKGPVIGITSGTSVKIADDEGSGVFRYSYCGYEYINAVEHAGGLPLVIPVFEDMSLAETYIDVIDGLLLSGGGDISPHFFGEEPHRKLGAVDLERDMVEMELTKLALERDLPLFAICRGIQVLNVAAGGTLYQDLSQHSGEVLKHRQRAAGWYGSHTIKVVEGSLLHKIIGKSVIHVNSYHHQAVRMPAEGFVVSATSLDGIIEAIESPRHKFVLGVQFHPEMMWRRHPEAAALFRSFVEACRDG, encoded by the coding sequence ATGACGACAAGGTCGAAAGGACCGGTCATAGGTATAACTTCCGGGACATCGGTTAAGATAGCCGATGACGAAGGCAGCGGGGTGTTCAGATATTCCTATTGTGGCTATGAGTACATCAACGCCGTAGAACATGCCGGCGGCCTGCCGCTCGTTATACCGGTCTTCGAGGATATGTCCCTGGCCGAAACCTACATCGACGTGATAGACGGTCTTCTGCTCTCCGGCGGCGGTGACATCTCACCCCATTTCTTCGGCGAGGAGCCACATCGGAAACTAGGGGCCGTTGATCTGGAGAGGGACATGGTCGAAATGGAGCTCACAAAATTGGCGCTTGAGAGGGATCTACCCCTTTTCGCCATATGCAGGGGGATACAGGTTCTGAACGTGGCCGCCGGAGGAACGCTCTATCAGGATCTCAGCCAGCACTCCGGCGAAGTGCTTAAACATCGGCAGAGAGCCGCCGGATGGTACGGCTCTCACACCATAAAGGTGGTCGAAGGAAGCCTATTGCACAAGATAATCGGCAAATCTGTGATCCATGTCAATTCCTATCACCACCAGGCCGTCAGGATGCCCGCGGAGGGATTTGTGGTTTCGGCCACATCGCTCGACGGTATCATCGAAGCGATAGAGAGCCCCCGACATAAATTCGTGCTCGGCGTCCAGTTTCACCCGGAGATGATGTGGCGTAGACATCCTGAGGCGGCAGCTCTCTTTAGATCGTTCGTGGAGGCCTGTCGAGATGGATGA
- the menA gene encoding 1,4-dihydroxy-2-naphthoate octaprenyltransferase produces the protein MNRWVKALRAPFFTASTVPVLLGTAVAYNHTGRISVPDLILTLIGVIALHAGTNLANDYFDHLSGNDDLNPHPTPFSGGSRVIQDGLISPRGILIYSLSWFTLGCLIGLYLNWRRPGNVILYLGLIGVFSGFFYTAVPIRFGYHGLGEMMVGLNFGILVVLGSYYVQTGFLSLRPVIASVPISLLIAAVLWINEFPDYDADAAVGKRTLVVKLGLRRSAYIYVGMLAFSYIWLILLGIPWVAIALITLPIAFKSAKIALSRYDDPMNLIPANAATVMLHLSFGLALCLAYLLDRLV, from the coding sequence ATGAACAGGTGGGTTAAAGCGCTGCGAGCTCCCTTCTTCACCGCCTCCACCGTTCCCGTCCTTCTGGGTACCGCCGTGGCCTATAACCATACGGGCAGGATATCGGTTCCGGATCTGATCCTCACGTTGATAGGCGTGATCGCCCTACATGCCGGAACGAACCTCGCGAACGATTACTTCGATCATCTCTCCGGAAACGACGATCTGAATCCCCATCCCACCCCTTTCAGCGGCGGGAGCAGGGTGATTCAGGATGGGCTGATTTCGCCAAGAGGGATTTTAATCTACTCGCTATCGTGGTTCACCCTAGGGTGTCTCATAGGGCTCTATCTCAACTGGAGACGCCCGGGAAATGTTATCCTCTATTTGGGTCTCATCGGTGTGTTCTCAGGATTCTTCTATACCGCCGTGCCCATAAGGTTTGGTTATCACGGTCTCGGCGAGATGATGGTCGGGCTGAATTTCGGAATCCTCGTCGTCCTCGGCTCATATTACGTTCAAACGGGATTTCTCTCCCTGCGGCCGGTCATCGCCTCTGTGCCGATATCGCTCCTGATAGCCGCCGTGCTATGGATAAACGAGTTCCCTGACTACGACGCGGACGCCGCCGTCGGCAAAAGAACGCTTGTGGTCAAGCTGGGATTGAGAAGATCGGCCTACATCTATGTCGGGATGCTGGCCTTTTCCTATATCTGGCTTATCCTCCTCGGCATCCCCTGGGTGGCGATAGCTCTGATCACCCTTCCCATAGCTTTCAAAAGCGCCAAGATAGCCTTATCGAGATACGACGATCCGATGAATTTAATCCCGGCGAACGCAGCGACGGTCATGCTTCATCTTTCCTTCGGCCTGGCGCTTTGTCTCGCCTATCTGCTGGATAGGCTGGTGTGA
- a CDS encoding HAMP domain-containing histidine kinase — MDDFNRKEPNLISDMTHEMRTPLTSIIALSDAILQGLMGEVNGEVQAAVEMIHKNAQHLLKLVNDVLDISRIDSGKVKVEIGRCYLPEFIANTVRTVEPMARKKGIDLRFHLDPSLKSILTDTVKLRQILLNLLSNAVKFTERGYVELTCEPSDDDGWIEFSVIDTGPGIEREDIEKLFKEFVQLIPGTDGYGLGLSISRRLARLMGGDIEVESKPGKGSKFTLKLPLEVPDEQVG; from the coding sequence ATGGATGATTTCAACCGAAAGGAACCCAACCTTATCTCGGATATGACCCATGAGATGCGAACCCCGCTAACCTCTATCATCGCCCTCTCAGACGCCATCCTGCAGGGGCTGATGGGCGAGGTGAACGGCGAGGTTCAGGCGGCCGTCGAAATGATCCATAAAAATGCCCAGCATCTCCTCAAACTGGTCAACGATGTGCTGGATATCTCCAGGATAGATTCCGGAAAGGTGAAGGTGGAGATCGGGAGGTGTTATCTGCCCGAATTCATAGCGAATACCGTCAGAACCGTTGAGCCGATGGCCAGGAAAAAAGGGATAGATCTTAGATTCCACCTCGATCCCTCCCTCAAAAGCATACTGACCGATACGGTCAAGCTCAGGCAGATTCTGCTTAACCTGCTCTCAAACGCCGTTAAATTCACCGAGCGAGGTTACGTGGAACTCACATGCGAACCCTCGGATGATGACGGATGGATCGAGTTCTCCGTGATCGACACCGGTCCCGGAATTGAACGAGAAGATATCGAAAAGCTTTTCAAGGAGTTCGTCCAGTTGATCCCAGGGACGGACGGATATGGGCTGGGGTTAAGCATATCGAGAAGGCTAGCGAGATTGATGGGAGGAGATATCGAGGTGGAGAGCAAGCCCGGGAAAGGGTCCAAGTTCACGTTAAAACTGCCGCTGGAGGTGCCCGATGAACAGGTGGGTTAA
- a CDS encoding MoaD/ThiS family protein, translating to MRIKVKPFAMARSIVGQSELEIDLHEGATIKDAFNLLLTRFPELKEIKSMQFSVNLEYSDPATMLHDGDELALIPPVSGG from the coding sequence ATGAGGATAAAGGTTAAACCGTTTGCGATGGCACGGTCGATTGTGGGACAGTCGGAGCTGGAGATCGATCTGCACGAAGGTGCAACCATAAAAGACGCCTTTAATCTCCTCTTAACCAGATTTCCTGAACTGAAAGAGATCAAGAGCATGCAGTTCTCCGTCAACCTGGAGTATTCGGACCCGGCCACGATGCTGCATGATGGCGATGAGCTGGCCCTTATACCTCCGGTAAGCGGTGGATAG
- a CDS encoding cysteine hydrolase — protein MSGEEKTAIIVVDMLRGFCEEGNTLYCGDDCRKIIPNIKKLLDVKTAQGAKVFFLIDTHQPDDKEFQMFPPHCVIGSPEREIIPELAGYEGERISKNRYSGFYNTELDKRLRELDIERLVVVGVCTDICVMHTVADARNRDYPVEVYTDCVASFDPEAHEWALKHMERILGAKLKSTGEL, from the coding sequence ATGAGCGGAGAGGAGAAAACGGCAATTATCGTCGTGGATATGCTTCGGGGGTTTTGTGAGGAGGGAAATACCCTCTACTGCGGCGATGATTGCCGTAAGATCATACCGAATATCAAAAAGCTCCTCGACGTCAAGACCGCTCAGGGGGCCAAGGTGTTCTTCCTGATAGACACCCATCAGCCGGACGATAAGGAGTTCCAGATGTTTCCGCCGCACTGCGTGATAGGTTCGCCAGAGAGGGAGATCATACCGGAGCTTGCCGGTTATGAAGGGGAGAGGATATCCAAGAACAGATACAGCGGCTTTTACAACACGGAACTGGACAAAAGGCTCAGAGAACTCGACATCGAGAGGCTTGTGGTGGTCGGCGTCTGCACCGATATATGCGTTATGCATACCGTAGCGGACGCCCGAAACAGGGATTACCCGGTGGAGGTCTACACCGACTGCGTCGCCTCCTTTGACCCCGAGGCCCACGAGTGGGCGTTGAAACATATGGAGAGGATACTCGGCGCCAAACTCAAAAGCACAGGTGAGCTCTGA
- a CDS encoding molybdenum cofactor biosynthesis protein MoaE gives MVRVTDKPITPQIMWDMVSAIQTDRDGAVMTFLGVVRGISNGRKVIRLEYEAYAEMAERELEKIVEEIRERWGAKTAILHRVGNLKVGEASLFIAVSSPHRSEAFQGCRYAIERIKESVPIWKKEIYEDGEKWV, from the coding sequence ATGGTGAGGGTTACGGACAAGCCAATAACGCCGCAGATCATGTGGGATATGGTATCCGCCATACAGACCGATCGGGATGGCGCTGTGATGACCTTTTTAGGTGTGGTGCGGGGTATCTCGAACGGAAGAAAGGTAATACGGTTGGAATATGAGGCGTACGCCGAGATGGCGGAGAGGGAATTGGAGAAAATCGTCGAGGAGATAAGGGAGAGATGGGGGGCGAAAACGGCGATCCTCCATCGAGTGGGAAACTTAAAGGTAGGCGAGGCGAGCCTCTTCATCGCCGTCTCCTCCCCCCATCGATCCGAGGCGTTTCAGGGTTGCAGATACGCCATCGAGAGGATAAAGGAGAGCGTCCCCATATGGAAGAAGGAGATATATGAGGACGGCGAGAAATGGGTGTAA
- a CDS encoding protein kinase, whose protein sequence is MNEMILNQVLLGKYRIERFLGNGTFGSVFKAQDVFCDRPVAIKALQRDRYDERSIRYVLDEMRFMGKLWGHPNIVAVHTVEPGDEECVAYIVMEYVDGGNLKRLISSRSLSLEETIRIGMDICNALQHAHSLGIIHRDIKPQNILIDSSFRAKLTDFSVARAAEQSEYLHTIVGTRRYMAPEQLRGNYDHRADIYSVGIILHEMATGSLPFPSDETDLIEKAKKLDEVRISDDLPDELADIIRKALDPNPKDRYQSVADLIEDLERVREKLFRDRVYALRSSGEDPRKLSPEIASRLGFDPKHAAFMLDRLIDEIERADLESRIIDEYRRAKEELTGGDRSSAGRRLRGILRSIAPDDSTADLIEDLMVNISRAGDMKRGADLRTAIQIIRSLSQTEFNLLKEKMSQVTCLSELESAEEMRELRPGDYRRMIREYRKRGDRRRVAELYMDEGRSLWDESRFFRARRCYRKAAKLFRRCAEDLLKDGPSADAAKLLMSSAMAYKSGGRRRKGRKMLERSASVYRSLAERAAIEGEWASAAQFYLKAADAYQTALREIERRGMTKKAITAYYTAAQLALEEDQLEEAYTACRQAVNLSSGMGRWSPADQARRLLATIESKKRRTVES, encoded by the coding sequence GTGAACGAGATGATCCTGAATCAGGTATTGCTTGGGAAATACAGAATAGAGCGGTTTTTGGGCAACGGAACCTTCGGTTCGGTCTTCAAGGCTCAGGACGTGTTTTGCGATAGACCCGTCGCCATAAAGGCGCTTCAGAGGGATCGATATGATGAGCGATCGATCAGGTATGTCTTGGACGAGATGAGGTTTATGGGGAAGCTATGGGGGCATCCCAACATCGTCGCCGTCCACACGGTCGAACCGGGGGATGAGGAGTGCGTAGCCTACATAGTCATGGAATACGTCGATGGGGGAAACCTCAAGAGGTTGATCTCATCCCGTTCCCTCTCCTTGGAGGAGACGATCAGGATAGGGATGGACATCTGCAATGCCCTACAGCATGCCCATAGCCTTGGGATTATCCACAGGGATATCAAACCTCAGAACATCCTCATAGACTCCTCCTTCAGGGCAAAGCTGACCGATTTCAGCGTGGCCAGAGCCGCCGAGCAGTCCGAATATCTGCATACGATCGTCGGAACCAGAAGGTATATGGCGCCCGAGCAGTTGAGGGGCAACTACGACCACAGGGCCGATATCTACTCCGTCGGCATCATCCTCCATGAGATGGCTACCGGCAGCCTCCCCTTCCCCTCGGATGAGACCGATCTCATCGAGAAGGCTAAAAAGCTCGATGAGGTGCGGATCTCCGACGATCTGCCGGATGAGCTGGCCGATATCATACGTAAAGCTCTTGATCCGAACCCTAAGGATAGATACCAATCGGTCGCCGATCTGATCGAAGATCTGGAGAGAGTGAGGGAAAAGCTGTTTAGAGATAGGGTTTACGCTCTTCGGAGTTCCGGAGAGGACCCCCGTAAGCTTTCACCTGAGATCGCATCACGGTTGGGCTTTGATCCCAAACACGCTGCCTTTATGCTTGATAGGCTCATCGATGAGATCGAGAGGGCCGATCTTGAGAGTCGGATCATCGATGAGTATCGCCGGGCGAAGGAGGAGTTGACGGGTGGGGATCGATCCTCAGCCGGCCGGAGGTTGAGAGGGATCCTCAGATCCATTGCACCCGACGACTCGACCGCCGATCTGATCGAGGATCTCATGGTGAACATATCGAGGGCGGGAGATATGAAGCGAGGGGCAGATCTGAGGACTGCGATCCAGATCATCAGATCCCTTTCCCAAACGGAGTTCAATCTCCTGAAGGAGAAGATGTCACAGGTCACCTGTCTCAGCGAGCTTGAATCCGCTGAGGAGATGAGGGAGCTCAGGCCCGGGGATTACCGACGTATGATCAGGGAATACAGGAAAAGGGGGGATCGCAGGAGGGTTGCCGAGCTATACATGGACGAGGGCAGATCCCTTTGGGATGAATCCCGATTCTTCAGAGCCAGGAGATGCTATAGGAAAGCGGCTAAGCTGTTCAGGAGATGCGCTGAGGATCTGCTGAAGGATGGACCTTCCGCCGATGCGGCTAAGCTGTTGATGAGCTCGGCCATGGCCTACAAATCGGGAGGTCGAAGGAGAAAGGGACGCAAGATGCTGGAGAGATCGGCGTCGGTCTATCGATCTCTGGCCGAGAGGGCAGCGATCGAAGGTGAATGGGCCTCAGCAGCGCAGTTCTATCTCAAAGCCGCCGATGCCTATCAGACGGCTCTAAGGGAAATCGAGAGGAGGGGAATGACCAAAAAGGCGATCACGGCCTATTATACGGCCGCCCAGCTCGCCCTTGAGGAGGATCAGCTCGAGGAGGCCTATACTGCCTGTCGTCAGGCGGTCAATCTCTCATCGGGGATGGGCAGATGGTCGCCTGCTGATCAGGCGCGAAGGTTGTTGGCCACAATAGAATCGAAGAAAAGGAGGACGGTTGAAAGTTGA